The window CGGCGCATATGAAGACGCAATCCGCGGGTTTTCGACAAATTCCGTCGTCTATCCATTGGCCTGCCCTGAATTCGTCCCTATAGTGGAAAGCGGGCAATACCATACAGAATATGCAAGTGAAGTCGTCGAACGGACGCTTCTTCCTTTGGCGGATGTTCCATTTGATGCAGCCATCCTGGGATGTACGCATTATCCTCTGTTGCAGGAGCATATTGCAAAGCATTTACCTGCTGGTGTGCAGATCATATCATCGGCAGTCGAGACGGTACGGGACGTGGAAGCGATACTGCAGGAGAAACAGCTTGCACGCCAATCGAATCAGCCGGCAGAACCGGTGTTTTATTCGACAGGCGAGGTGGACGCTTTCCGTTTGATCGTGGAAGATTGGTTATCCATTGATGGACCGGATGTAAGGCATATTGTATTATAAGAAGGCCCGGGATTCCCGTTTGGAGGGGTTCCGGGTTTTTGCGCTTGCAAAATAGGATATGATAAGATGGAGTCGCAAACAGAATGGTGGAGGTTGTCAAAATGAGGCATGATGGTAGATTGGCTGATATGAATCGGCCTGTGACGATAGAGACGAATTATTTGATTCATCCAGAGGGGTCTGTCCTAATTTCTGTCGGAAATACGAAAGTCATTTGCACGGCGACGATTGAAGAGAGGGTTCCTCCTTTTTTACGCGGCGGCGGAAAAGGATGGGTGACCGCAGAGT is drawn from Sporosarcina sp. FSL W7-1349 and contains these coding sequences:
- the racE gene encoding glutamate racemase — its product is MEVDSPIGIIDSGAGGLTVVKEMLRRLPQEPIIYIGDNARCPYGPRPAEEVKEFTTEMVSKLSDMGIKMLIIACNTATAVALDDIRAQFPFPVVGVIVPGARAAVQGSRLGNIAVLGTAGTINSGAYEDAIRGFSTNSVVYPLACPEFVPIVESGQYHTEYASEVVERTLLPLADVPFDAAILGCTHYPLLQEHIAKHLPAGVQIISSAVETVRDVEAILQEKQLARQSNQPAEPVFYSTGEVDAFRLIVEDWLSIDGPDVRHIVL